In one Bos mutus isolate GX-2022 chromosome 19, NWIPB_WYAK_1.1, whole genome shotgun sequence genomic region, the following are encoded:
- the PLD6 gene encoding mitochondrial cardiolipin hydrolase, giving the protein MRPLRWQVAVVAAAGLALALETLPAVLRWLWVRRRRPRREVLFFPSQVTCTEALLRSPGATPSGCPCSLPHGESSLSRLLSALLAARVSLELCLFAFSSPQLGRAVQLLHQRGVRVRVVTDCDYMALNGSQIGLLRKAGIQVRHDQDLGYMHHKFAIVDRKVLITGSLNWTTQAIQNNRENVLIVEDEEYVRLFLEEFERIWEEFNPTRFSFFPQKERAR; this is encoded by the exons ATGCGGCCGTTACGCTGGCAGGTGGCTGTGGTGGCGGCTGCTGGCCTCGCGCTGGCCTTGGAGACGCTGCCCGCCGTGTTGCGCTGGCTGTGGGTCAGGCGGCGGCGGCCACGGCGCGAGGTGCTGTTTTTCCCATCGCAAGTGACCTGCACAGAAGCCCTGCTGCGGTCCCCGGGTGCCACACCCTCAGGCTGCCCGTGTAGCCTGCCTCACGGCGAGAGCTCACTTAGCCGGCTGCTGAGCGCCCTGCTGGCCGCCCGCGTCAGTCTGGAGCTCTGCCTGTTCGCCTTCTCCAGCCCGCAGCTGGGCCGCGCCGTGCAGCTGCTGCACCAGCGCGGGGTGCGCGTCCGCGTGGTCACCGACTGCGACTACATGGCCCTCAACGGCTCGCAGATTGGCCTGCTCCGCAAGGCAG GGATCCAGGTCCGGCACGACCAAGACCTGGGCTACATGCACCACAAGTTTGCCATCGTGGACAGGAAGGTGCTGATCACTGGCTCCCTCAACTGGACCACGCAGGCCATTCAGAACAACCGGGAGAACGTGCTCATCGTGGAGGACGAGGAGTATGTGCGGCTCTTCCTGGAGGAGTTCGAGCGCATCTGGGAGGAGTTCAACCCCACCAggttctccttcttccctcagaAGGAGAGGGCTCGCTGA